In Pristiophorus japonicus isolate sPriJap1 chromosome 2, sPriJap1.hap1, whole genome shotgun sequence, one genomic interval encodes:
- the LOC139232015 gene encoding olfactory receptor 2V1-like, which yields MLEGGENGTTGFVLLGFIYSTTERHIIFPGRVLILTLGLCANILIFGIVLTKRAVRTPKNVLISHLCFIDVYGLLPFSPNLITRLARRNFEPITLQWCFVQYYYLNVYTCSTMLAVTFMAVVRYYVICYPFVYEMKMNARITKGVLLSWAFAIVYPTLYMFPFIGQQSCHLITSSSFLCTGISLEASLCTASASVFPKFYRILVIAVHLLRAATMVAFSCVKILRCA from the coding sequence ATGTTGGAAGGTGGAGAGAATGGAACGACCGGCTTTGTATTACTGGGATTTATCTACAGCACCACCGAGAGGCACATCATCTTCCCTGGGCGTGTCCTGATCCTCACGCTTGGCCTCTGTGCCAACATCCTCATTTTTGGTATTGTGCTCACCAAGCGCGCTGTCAGAACGCCCAAGAATGTTCTGATAAGCCACCTGTGCTTCATCGATGTGTACGGCCTGCTGCCGTTCTCCCCGAACCTCATCACCAGGCTGGCTCGGAGAAACTTTGAGCCCATAACCTTGCAGTGGTGCTTTGTACAGTACTACTACTTAAATGTCTACACCTGTAGCACCATGCTCGCCGTGACCTTCATGGCCGTGGTCAGGTACTACGTCATCTGCTATCCATTTGTCTACGAGATGAAGATGAACGCAAGGATCACGAAAGGCGTGCTGCTGTCCTGGGCGTTTGCCATTGTTTACCCGACACTGTACATGTTCCCATTCATCGGGCAGCAGTCCTGCCACCTGATCACCTCCAGTAGTTTCCTGTGCACTGGGATCTCGTTGGAAGCCAGCCTGTGCACAGCTTCGGCAAGCGTGTTCCCCAAGTTCTACAGGATCCTGGTGATCGCGGTGCACCTCCTGCGTGCTGCCACCATGGTGGCCTTCTCCTGCGTTAAGATTTTGAGGTGCGCCTGA